Proteins from a genomic interval of Leeia speluncae:
- a CDS encoding response regulator transcription factor: MYAEIAQDCLAAIEPLLPYQAAAFYRVSAHFQPSDYVLRHMRQDMHQVYEAQFQQIDPLLPSEDAVQHAVLTLEESCCQPPQAVANYRQAFLQPFDIADVVEVFIQPTPTACFGVSLLRQMGQGCFQADDLALLHRLLPLLSVVTKPLIPAGTTNVLDLLTPRELAVAKLIAGGASNKVVANTLQMSLPTVKTHLQHLFDKLGVNNRTALAHRLYPSLVAH, translated from the coding sequence ATGTATGCAGAAATTGCACAAGATTGTCTGGCGGCAATAGAGCCCCTATTGCCTTATCAGGCCGCGGCATTTTATCGGGTGTCTGCGCATTTTCAGCCATCAGATTATGTATTGCGCCATATGCGGCAAGATATGCATCAAGTGTACGAGGCGCAATTTCAGCAGATAGATCCACTGTTGCCATCTGAGGATGCTGTGCAGCATGCGGTGCTGACTTTGGAAGAGAGTTGCTGCCAGCCACCCCAAGCGGTTGCGAATTATCGGCAGGCTTTTTTGCAGCCGTTTGATATTGCCGATGTGGTGGAGGTATTTATCCAACCCACGCCAACGGCTTGTTTTGGCGTGTCTTTACTGCGCCAAATGGGGCAAGGGTGCTTTCAAGCAGATGACTTAGCCTTGTTGCACCGCTTATTGCCGCTGCTGTCGGTGGTGACAAAGCCTTTAATCCCCGCTGGCACAACGAACGTACTAGATTTACTCACGCCAAGAGAACTCGCCGTTGCCAAACTGATTGCGGGCGGGGCTAGTAACAAGGTGGTTGCTAATACACTGCAAATGAGTCTCCCTACCGTGAAAACCCATTTGCAGCATTTGTTTGACAAGCTGGGGGTCAATAACCGTACCGCACTGGCGCACCGGTTGTATCCGAGTTTGGTGGCGCACTAG
- a CDS encoding SDR family oxidoreductase: MSANANRVVIVTGGAQGIGEGIVRRFASHRETVIIADRQMATAEALARTLCDQGHEVIAMPIDLASPAACKALVTSVINAYGKLDVLIHNAGYFPLTPLADISEAILAQTLAVNLAAPFWLSQAAIPCMQAQGKGRILITSSVTGPRVAYPGLTHYAASKAGVNGFIRSAALELAHAGITVNGVEPGMIRTPAMENLGDTEHNAKIEALIPLGRLGMPADIAGAMFFLASDEAAYITGQTIVVDGGATLPESTAAL, encoded by the coding sequence ATGTCAGCCAATGCAAATAGGGTGGTGATTGTCACCGGCGGCGCACAAGGAATTGGCGAAGGTATCGTTCGCCGTTTTGCTAGTCATCGAGAGACCGTCATCATTGCAGACCGGCAAATGGCAACGGCCGAAGCACTTGCCCGCACCTTGTGTGATCAAGGGCATGAGGTGATTGCTATGCCGATTGATCTGGCCAGCCCCGCGGCGTGCAAGGCGTTGGTTACTAGCGTCATCAACGCTTATGGAAAATTAGATGTACTGATCCATAACGCAGGTTATTTTCCGCTTACCCCATTGGCTGACATTAGCGAGGCAATCCTTGCCCAAACATTGGCAGTGAATTTAGCCGCACCGTTTTGGCTAAGCCAAGCGGCCATCCCCTGCATGCAAGCACAAGGAAAAGGGCGGATTCTCATTACTTCTTCGGTCACTGGGCCAAGAGTGGCGTATCCGGGCTTAACCCACTACGCGGCTTCCAAAGCAGGGGTAAATGGGTTTATCCGCTCTGCCGCACTAGAGCTAGCCCACGCGGGCATTACCGTCAACGGCGTAGAACCGGGGATGATCCGCACCCCCGCGATGGAAAACTTGGGCGACACCGAACACAACGCCAAAATAGAAGCGCTCATTCCATTAGGTAGACTCGGAATGCCTGCCGATATTGCAGGGGCAATGTTCTTTCTCGCCTCTGATGAAGCCGCGTATATCACAGGCCAAACCATCGTAGTAGATGGTGGCGCGACCTTGCCAGAAAGCACAGCGGCGTTATAA
- a CDS encoding MoaF C-terminal domain-containing protein has protein sequence MSTQDPIFIQVGDLADGFAPDSNILMNTAALIGQQFTLHFADGTSQHIQIENTQTLSWQASQTTAPVSTPYRATTLRDGIYFLDFISPIQAASTITLVINQHQQSAVMVVGQLPTEAETRIDMFSRVEKNLPLTPVTTQISFATFNRPFTNDDQLPTFTQELIGQRVMYTYSKTERYEHVYLNDHFYAWQCLDGVEKGLADVDRCHYIKVSDLLYLFVWQEKIVPTLGVVMVDLQRLKTDGKIVGYRGNDFGELSNFPVGAIAQPLNKTIHPAIAS, from the coding sequence ATGAGCACACAAGATCCTATTTTTATTCAAGTCGGCGATTTAGCAGATGGCTTTGCACCAGATAGCAATATCTTAATGAATACCGCCGCCCTGATTGGCCAGCAATTTACCCTGCATTTTGCAGATGGCACTAGCCAGCATATCCAAATTGAAAATACCCAGACGCTAAGCTGGCAAGCAAGCCAAACTACCGCACCCGTCAGCACACCTTACCGCGCCACCACGTTGCGGGATGGGATTTATTTTCTCGACTTTATTTCGCCTATTCAAGCAGCCAGCACCATCACGCTAGTCATCAACCAGCACCAGCAAAGTGCCGTGATGGTAGTAGGCCAACTGCCAACAGAAGCAGAAACTCGCATCGATATGTTTAGCCGTGTCGAAAAGAACCTCCCCCTCACCCCTGTGACCACCCAGATTTCGTTTGCGACCTTTAACCGCCCATTTACCAACGATGATCAATTACCGACTTTTACCCAAGAGTTAATTGGCCAGCGTGTGATGTATACCTACAGCAAAACCGAACGCTATGAGCACGTCTATCTGAATGATCACTTCTATGCATGGCAATGTTTAGATGGCGTGGAAAAAGGCTTGGCAGATGTCGATCGCTGCCATTACATCAAGGTTAGCGATTTACTCTATCTATTTGTCTGGCAAGAAAAGATCGTACCGACCCTTGGTGTGGTGATGGTAGATCTGCAGCGCCTTAAAACCGATGGAAAAATTGTTGGCTATCGCGGGAATGATTTTGGTGAGTTATCCAATTTCCCAGTGGGTGCCATTGCCCAACCCCTAAATAAAACCATTCACCCCGCCATTGCCAGCTAA
- a CDS encoding SDR family NAD(P)-dependent oxidoreductase, with product MQTEKRVVLITGGGSGIGAAIAAHHANLGDQVIVVGRRASTLARITEATGAEALIGDAADLSTWAGWLQTINDRYGRLDVLVNCAGVMTLGNAEETSLADWQTSLNGNLNTAFISTKAAIPLLRQSQGNIVYIASIASLAAGPDVCSYVTTKHAVIGLMRSVAKDFGPYGVRANAICPGWVKTPMADEEMQPIMQHFGYSLDEAYQYVTKDTPLKRPATPAEIAAISGFLSSPAASIITGATIVADGGSTIVDVPTIAFDQLPSV from the coding sequence ATGCAAACAGAAAAGAGAGTGGTGTTAATTACCGGTGGTGGTAGCGGCATTGGCGCGGCCATTGCTGCGCACCATGCCAATTTAGGTGATCAAGTCATTGTGGTAGGAAGAAGAGCGTCTACCCTTGCCCGTATTACCGAGGCCACCGGGGCAGAAGCCCTGATTGGAGATGCGGCAGATTTATCGACTTGGGCGGGATGGTTACAAACCATCAACGACCGATACGGACGTTTAGATGTATTAGTCAACTGCGCCGGCGTGATGACGCTAGGCAATGCAGAAGAAACATCCCTTGCGGATTGGCAAACCAGCCTAAACGGCAACCTCAACACCGCATTTATTAGCACCAAAGCGGCTATCCCACTCTTACGCCAAAGCCAAGGCAATATTGTTTACATTGCCTCTATCGCTTCTTTGGCCGCCGGGCCTGACGTCTGCAGCTATGTCACCACTAAGCACGCCGTGATAGGGCTAATGCGCTCTGTCGCCAAAGACTTTGGCCCGTATGGAGTAAGAGCCAACGCCATTTGCCCTGGCTGGGTAAAGACGCCAATGGCAGACGAAGAAATGCAACCCATCATGCAGCATTTTGGTTACTCGCTAGACGAAGCTTACCAATATGTCACCAAAGACACTCCGCTCAAACGGCCTGCCACCCCTGCAGAAATTGCAGCCATCAGCGGGTTCCTTAGCTCGCCAGCAGCGTCGATCATCACAGGCGCCACGATTGTGGCAGATGGCGGATCGACCATTGTCGATGTACCCACCATTGCCTTTGACCAACTCCCTAGCGTGTAA
- a CDS encoding OmpA family protein, producing MKMKSVLSSVLIATGLVLAGCANQGQPKGVTVNQTSRGVEITSMDSILFDTGKFEINSGGTDFLDRVANVLKTRTKKDVMIEGHTDNVGGADYNKELSDLRALSVVKALIDRGVPKSRLKAMGYGATKPIADNATENGRRLNRRTNIIILDEKKENLGNDPFSDLLGKIKGAFQ from the coding sequence ATGAAAATGAAATCGGTTCTAAGTAGCGTATTAATTGCAACTGGGTTGGTGTTAGCAGGTTGTGCAAACCAAGGGCAGCCAAAAGGCGTTACGGTGAATCAGACGAGTCGAGGCGTAGAAATTACCTCGATGGATTCTATTTTGTTTGATACCGGTAAGTTCGAGATCAATAGCGGCGGGACAGACTTTCTGGATCGCGTGGCCAACGTCTTGAAAACACGGACAAAAAAAGATGTGATGATTGAAGGCCATACCGATAACGTGGGTGGTGCAGATTACAACAAAGAACTGTCAGATTTGCGTGCGTTGTCTGTTGTGAAGGCCTTGATTGATCGTGGCGTGCCAAAGAGCCGCTTAAAAGCGATGGGTTATGGGGCGACCAAGCCAATTGCAGATAATGCAACGGAAAATGGCCGACGATTAAATCGCCGTACCAATATTATTATTTTGGATGAGAAAAAAGAAAATCTAGGAAATGATCCATTTTCTGATTTGCTTGGAAAAATTAAAGGCGCATTCCAATAA
- a CDS encoding zinc ribbon domain-containing protein — protein sequence MSNCPACNVENPEKAKFCRDCGVSLASATAPIAEDWTCAHCQKINAANKKFCPDCGTPKGAAAAAASSSGEDAVVLETPVQLTTPQPIPPQEEVTAAPLPPVMKVPEAEPTLPPPTFVAKPKRKLPVWFWLMGALFLVVAAIVAVVYNKTSNQKEAPASQALDATEGVASQLGQLNGVVDSSQQPTAPAAITPPAIEKPASKEVAPVAAAPEQPVETVASKKTVTKITNTRSISEGEPVGNEDSSDTIKTQNTVIKERTKNSVDELKAIKEKMLQDIKNSGG from the coding sequence ATGTCGAATTGCCCCGCATGTAATGTAGAGAATCCAGAAAAGGCAAAGTTTTGTAGAGATTGTGGCGTTTCGCTTGCCAGCGCAACCGCGCCTATCGCAGAAGACTGGACGTGCGCTCATTGCCAAAAAATCAATGCAGCGAATAAAAAGTTCTGCCCAGATTGCGGTACACCCAAAGGGGCAGCCGCAGCGGCAGCTTCGTCATCTGGAGAGGACGCTGTGGTGCTAGAGACGCCTGTGCAGCTAACTACTCCGCAGCCAATCCCTCCTCAAGAGGAGGTTACTGCAGCACCACTTCCGCCGGTGATGAAGGTGCCCGAAGCAGAACCAACGCTTCCGCCCCCCACATTTGTAGCGAAACCCAAACGCAAATTACCTGTGTGGTTTTGGTTAATGGGGGCGTTGTTTTTGGTGGTCGCAGCAATTGTGGCAGTGGTTTACAACAAAACGAGTAATCAAAAAGAAGCGCCTGCCTCACAAGCATTGGATGCAACAGAAGGCGTTGCGAGTCAGTTAGGGCAGCTAAATGGCGTGGTGGATAGTAGCCAGCAGCCGACTGCGCCAGCCGCCATCACGCCACCCGCGATAGAAAAGCCAGCTAGCAAGGAGGTTGCGCCGGTTGCCGCTGCCCCTGAGCAGCCAGTCGAAACCGTTGCTAGCAAAAAGACCGTTACCAAAATTACCAATACACGCTCGATTAGCGAAGGAGAGCCGGTGGGTAATGAAGACTCTAGCGACACGATAAAAACCCAAAATACGGTGATTAAAGAACGTACCAAAAATTCAGTGGATGAATTAAAAGCCATCAAAGAAAAAATGCTGCAAGACATTAAAAACTCTGGTGGTTAA
- a CDS encoding zinc ribbon domain-containing protein, giving the protein MKLSEQLRNAGGLLDATSALSNWRAMTLLAGTFVSSTLVLLVFMAMHNGFMSFIGGLLFMATMFYGANAVGIALMDAAADSPRSLMDTVMASLYSSHRLIGFVLAAALFIIVLLIVTAIALFICKIPVIGTVLTIVVVPVAALVVGMSFFALNFVLYPMAAAAVWSGLTLKEAISHVLAICRQKLLSVVIQEVLLMMLVGLVSLFIGFVIFNGLFIVGSMATGILSPDGAMGMLRMGMMGMGRFHGEYGGGFGGGYGGEYGDGMGGNGKMIAIMIGAGLLIAIGMIIPGLIAIQGYCQIFLSSLVGLDVAGASALLDKSSEAMRKKQEEIRQKMEEQRIKRQQMAETRQAEAAAKAAALATAATEVAEPTQQPASIVEEAPADVIVKTEDAAELAAVKAAEEAAAAALAKAEAEKQEAERLAALKAEEEAKEAARLAEVAKREEEARLAAEVQAAKAAAEALAKADAEKQEAERLAALKAEEEAKEAVRLAEVAKREEEARIAAEAEAAKAAAEALAKAEAEKQEAERLAALKAEEEAKEAARLAEVAKREEEARIAAEAEAAKAAAEALAKAEAEKQEAERLAALKAEEEAAAAKALTECPACHTPLEDKDANFCGECGHRLKS; this is encoded by the coding sequence ATGAAACTCTCCGAGCAACTTAGAAACGCCGGTGGTTTACTTGATGCAACCAGCGCCTTATCTAATTGGCGAGCAATGACGCTGCTAGCAGGTACATTCGTTTCTTCAACGCTTGTGCTGCTGGTGTTTATGGCCATGCATAATGGCTTTATGTCATTTATTGGTGGCCTACTCTTTATGGCCACCATGTTTTACGGTGCCAACGCGGTAGGTATCGCCTTGATGGATGCCGCAGCCGATTCGCCAAGATCGCTAATGGATACGGTCATGGCGTCTTTGTACTCTAGCCATCGCCTGATTGGTTTTGTGCTAGCGGCAGCGCTATTCATTATTGTGCTGCTGATTGTTACAGCAATTGCACTCTTTATTTGTAAGATTCCTGTGATTGGTACGGTGCTAACCATCGTGGTGGTGCCCGTTGCTGCATTAGTTGTTGGGATGTCTTTCTTTGCGCTGAATTTTGTCTTGTACCCGATGGCAGCCGCTGCGGTATGGAGTGGGCTCACCTTAAAAGAAGCGATTAGCCATGTCTTGGCGATTTGCCGTCAGAAGCTACTATCTGTCGTGATTCAAGAAGTGTTGCTGATGATGCTCGTTGGTCTGGTGTCTCTCTTTATCGGCTTCGTGATTTTCAATGGCCTATTCATTGTCGGCAGCATGGCAACCGGCATTTTGTCACCCGATGGCGCGATGGGTATGTTACGCATGGGTATGATGGGAATGGGCCGTTTCCATGGCGAGTATGGTGGTGGCTTTGGTGGCGGTTACGGCGGTGAGTACGGCGACGGCATGGGCGGCAATGGAAAAATGATCGCCATCATGATCGGTGCGGGTTTACTGATCGCCATTGGCATGATTATCCCTGGTTTGATTGCGATTCAAGGGTATTGTCAGATTTTCCTTTCTTCCTTGGTAGGGCTAGATGTAGCAGGTGCAAGTGCATTGCTAGATAAAAGCAGTGAAGCTATGCGCAAGAAACAAGAAGAAATCCGCCAAAAGATGGAAGAACAGCGTATTAAACGCCAGCAAATGGCAGAAACCAGACAAGCCGAAGCAGCCGCAAAAGCTGCCGCCTTAGCAACCGCTGCGACCGAAGTGGCAGAACCTACACAGCAACCGGCGTCTATTGTAGAAGAAGCCCCCGCTGATGTGATCGTGAAAACGGAAGACGCAGCAGAACTTGCAGCTGTCAAAGCAGCCGAGGAAGCGGCAGCAGCAGCCTTAGCCAAGGCAGAAGCAGAGAAACAAGAGGCAGAAAGACTAGCTGCGCTAAAAGCGGAAGAGGAGGCCAAAGAGGCGGCTCGTTTAGCTGAAGTGGCAAAGCGCGAAGAAGAAGCGCGTTTAGCAGCGGAAGTGCAAGCAGCTAAAGCTGCTGCAGAAGCCTTAGCCAAGGCCGACGCAGAGAAACAAGAGGCAGAAAGACTTGCTGCGCTAAAAGCGGAAGAGGAAGCCAAAGAGGCGGTTCGTTTAGCTGAAGTGGCAAAGCGTGAAGAAGAGGCGCGTATTGCGGCAGAAGCAGAGGCTGCTAAAGCCGCTGCAGAAGCCTTAGCCAAGGCCGAAGCAGAGAAGCAAGAGGCAGAAAGACTTGCTGCGCTAAAAGCGGAAGAGGAAGCCAAAGAAGCGGCTCGTTTAGCTGAAGTGGCAAAACGTGAAGAAGAGGCGCGTATTGCGGCTGAAGCAGAGGCAGCTAAAGCCGCTGCAGAAGCCTTAGCCAAGGCGGAGGCAGAAAAACAAGAGGCAGAAAGACTCGCTGCACTAAAAGCAGAAGAGGAAGCTGCCGCAGCAAAAGCCTTAACAGAATGCCCTGCTTGCCATACGCCACTAGAAGATAAGGATGCAAACTTCTGCGGTGAGTGCGGTCATCGTCTTAAATCGTGA
- a CDS encoding H-NS histone family protein gives MTIQLNELTLEQLTELRLSIDKEIASRKTNEANALVQLVQQRAAQLGVSVEDLLSIASKKGGQFKPTGVAKYANPSNPADTWTGKGRKPLWFIAALEEGKSAEELEIR, from the coding sequence ATGACTATCCAGTTGAATGAACTGACCCTAGAACAACTAACCGAACTTCGTTTGAGCATCGATAAAGAAATTGCTTCTCGCAAAACAAATGAAGCAAATGCATTGGTTCAACTGGTTCAGCAACGTGCTGCACAATTAGGTGTTTCTGTAGAAGACCTATTGTCTATTGCTAGCAAAAAAGGTGGCCAATTCAAACCTACCGGCGTGGCTAAATATGCTAACCCTAGCAACCCAGCCGATACTTGGACTGGTAAAGGCCGTAAGCCATTATGGTTCATTGCTGCGTTGGAAGAAGGCAAATCTGCAGAAGAATTAGAAATTCGCTAA
- a CDS encoding YbaK/EbsC family protein — protein sequence MSLDSVKQFFQLKAPHIEVMELPVSSATVEMAANALSVEPARIAKTLALRLADELVLLVTRGDARLDNKKYKAFFGEKARMLPLEEVESLTSHPIGGVCPFGVPTGLRICCDVSMQVFETVFPAAGAINAAVKIRPDDMVDLTAAEWVDVCSVPT from the coding sequence ATGAGTTTAGATAGCGTCAAACAATTCTTTCAATTAAAAGCACCGCATATTGAAGTAATGGAATTACCAGTGAGCTCGGCAACGGTCGAGATGGCGGCTAACGCATTATCGGTAGAACCTGCTCGCATTGCCAAAACCTTGGCGCTTAGGTTGGCCGACGAATTAGTGCTCTTGGTGACGAGGGGCGATGCACGGCTAGACAATAAGAAATACAAGGCCTTCTTTGGCGAAAAAGCCCGCATGTTGCCGTTAGAAGAGGTGGAATCGTTAACTTCTCACCCTATTGGTGGCGTGTGCCCGTTTGGTGTGCCAACGGGTTTACGGATTTGTTGTGATGTATCGATGCAGGTATTTGAAACCGTTTTTCCTGCGGCTGGCGCAATCAATGCGGCCGTTAAAATTCGCCCAGACGATATGGTGGATTTAACCGCTGCCGAATGGGTAGATGTTTGCAGCGTGCCTACTTAG
- a CDS encoding DMT family transporter: MSDASRQFRSGMILASVAAIGFASKAIFVKLAYRYGVDAITLLGLRLCYATGLVWLIRWLRPRKAQVVLNRKDWFGIVCLGFAGYYLSSLLDFLGLQTVSASLERIILYLIPTFTVCLTAIYTRKMVAPVIWLTLLLTYVGMLIVIGPELASAHGDLTGMLLIVGSTFSYAVYLTLSPTLIKRIGASNFAEWMITASAVMMTVHYVVKFPVSHVIQLPWQVHVYGLAIAILATCIPIYAMSAAISTIGPDKVAIFGSIGPVLTIMMSLNLLGEHFTWMQWLGTAIVIFGVSLVGKMGKRQARPS; the protein is encoded by the coding sequence ATGTCTGATGCCTCGCGACAGTTTCGCTCCGGTATGATCTTGGCCAGCGTGGCCGCGATCGGTTTTGCTTCAAAAGCCATATTTGTCAAATTAGCGTACCGCTATGGCGTAGATGCAATTACCTTACTGGGCTTGAGACTGTGCTATGCCACGGGGCTGGTTTGGTTAATCCGATGGTTGCGACCACGTAAAGCGCAAGTCGTATTAAACCGAAAAGACTGGTTCGGAATTGTCTGCTTGGGCTTTGCTGGTTATTACTTGTCTAGCTTGTTAGATTTCTTAGGCTTGCAAACGGTGAGTGCCAGTTTAGAGCGGATTATTCTGTACCTGATCCCCACGTTTACCGTGTGCTTAACCGCTATCTATACCCGCAAAATGGTTGCACCGGTGATCTGGTTAACTTTGTTGCTCACCTATGTGGGTATGTTGATTGTGATTGGGCCAGAGTTAGCGAGTGCGCATGGTGATTTGACTGGAATGTTGTTGATTGTGGGCAGTACGTTTAGTTATGCAGTGTACTTAACCTTGAGCCCCACCTTAATTAAACGAATTGGTGCGAGTAATTTTGCCGAGTGGATGATTACCGCGTCAGCCGTGATGATGACGGTACATTACGTGGTGAAGTTTCCGGTGTCACATGTGATTCAGTTGCCTTGGCAAGTGCATGTTTATGGATTGGCCATTGCCATCTTGGCAACGTGCATTCCGATTTATGCAATGTCTGCGGCAATTAGCACAATTGGGCCAGATAAGGTGGCGATTTTTGGCAGTATCGGCCCTGTGCTGACTATTATGATGAGCCTAAACTTGTTGGGTGAACACTTCACATGGATGCAATGGCTAGGAACTGCCATCGTGATATTTGGCGTCTCGTTAGTTGGAAAAATGGGCAAGCGCCAAGCTCGCCCAAGTTAA
- a CDS encoding LysR family transcriptional regulator, with protein MSLSFRQVKYFVATAEMGQISMAAAELCISQSAVTTAIKELEQLLGTELFQRSSHGMVLTESGRRFLPLARQILDSISEAMKLSHANEEIQGTLRIAATYTVLGYFFPHHLQRLSNLLPEVTINLFELNREVIEEGLITGRYDLAVVLTSNLVNPELASETFINSQRRVWVPAGHRFLKQDRVSLADIAEEPYIMLTVDEAAYTALRYWHNTPFQPDIRLRTSSVEAVRSIVANGGGVAILSDMVYRPWSLEGKRIETVLLQDPVPAMAVGLAWKKGIEFTPAMTAVQNYFRQMFMGPSSMPHVYR; from the coding sequence GTGTCGCTCAGTTTCCGACAAGTGAAGTATTTTGTAGCGACTGCCGAGATGGGGCAGATCTCCATGGCGGCAGCAGAACTCTGTATTTCCCAATCTGCCGTCACCACCGCCATCAAAGAATTAGAGCAACTGCTCGGCACAGAATTATTCCAGCGCAGCTCTCACGGCATGGTACTAACCGAATCCGGCAGGCGCTTTTTACCATTAGCGAGGCAAATTCTCGATAGTATTAGCGAAGCCATGAAACTCTCGCACGCGAACGAAGAAATTCAGGGCACGCTCAGAATTGCGGCTACCTACACGGTATTAGGCTATTTCTTTCCCCACCACTTGCAGCGCTTATCCAATCTACTACCGGAAGTCACCATCAACCTATTTGAACTCAATCGAGAAGTCATTGAAGAAGGGTTGATTACGGGGCGTTATGATTTAGCAGTGGTACTCACATCTAACCTAGTGAATCCGGAACTTGCCTCGGAAACCTTTATTAACTCTCAGCGTCGCGTATGGGTGCCTGCTGGGCATCGCTTTCTAAAGCAAGACCGCGTGTCTTTGGCAGATATCGCAGAAGAACCCTACATTATGCTAACCGTGGATGAAGCCGCCTATACCGCTTTACGCTATTGGCACAATACGCCATTTCAACCCGATATTCGCTTAAGGACGTCATCTGTTGAGGCTGTTCGAAGCATTGTGGCCAATGGGGGCGGGGTGGCGATTTTATCTGATATGGTTTATCGCCCGTGGTCTTTAGAAGGGAAACGGATCGAAACCGTGCTGCTACAAGACCCCGTCCCTGCCATGGCGGTTGGTTTGGCATGGAAAAAGGGCATCGAATTTACGCCAGCCATGACCGCCGTGCAAAACTACTTCCGGCAAATGTTCATGGGGCCAAGCTCGATGCCGCATGTGTATCGTTAA
- a CDS encoding 5-oxoprolinase subunit PxpA, whose protein sequence is MKHPRIDLNCDMGEGFGMWTIGDGVDEEIMPMISSANIATGFHAGDPNIMHRIVRLAKTHGVRIGAHPGFRDLVGFGRRRIMAPADELVNDMIYQLGALREFARLNGLRMQHFKPHGALYMHVAVDEELSRAMIRALQQLEPTLLLMVMDSSITYQVAKEMGQPVVREFYADREYDKSGSIVFTRRVGRLDPQQVAQKVLKACVDGVVRTIEGEEIEIGFDSVCIHSDTPGALDIVKTTRALLDETGVQITPCSEFIH, encoded by the coding sequence ATGAAACATCCACGGATAGACCTGAATTGCGATATGGGAGAAGGGTTCGGTATGTGGACCATTGGCGATGGGGTTGATGAAGAAATTATGCCAATGATTAGCTCGGCCAATATTGCGACAGGTTTTCACGCGGGCGATCCAAACATCATGCACCGGATTGTACGCTTGGCAAAAACGCATGGCGTTCGCATAGGCGCACACCCAGGATTTCGAGATTTAGTTGGCTTTGGCCGCCGCCGCATCATGGCACCAGCCGATGAGTTAGTGAACGACATGATCTATCAGTTAGGTGCGTTGCGTGAGTTTGCCAGACTAAATGGTTTGCGGATGCAGCACTTCAAACCGCACGGGGCGCTGTATATGCATGTCGCGGTCGACGAAGAATTGTCTCGCGCCATGATTCGCGCTTTGCAACAGTTAGAACCAACGTTACTACTGATGGTGATGGATAGTTCGATTACCTATCAGGTTGCGAAAGAAATGGGGCAACCGGTGGTAAGAGAGTTTTATGCGGACCGCGAATACGACAAAAGCGGCAGCATTGTGTTTACTCGCCGCGTGGGTCGGTTAGACCCGCAGCAAGTGGCACAAAAAGTATTAAAAGCATGTGTAGATGGTGTGGTGAGAACGATTGAGGGCGAAGAAATCGAGATTGGATTTGATTCGGTATGTATCCACAGTGATACACCCGGCGCGCTAGATATCGTCAAAACGACCCGCGCCTTACTCGATGAAACAGGGGTGCAAATTACGCCATGTTCGGAGTTCATCCACTAA
- a CDS encoding acetyl-CoA carboxylase, which yields MAQITICSHLPGTFYRKPSPDAPNFVEEGQAITPGTVIGLVEVMKMYSEVVAEEAGTLVRFEVAAEATVEPGDVLAILDVE from the coding sequence ATGGCTCAAATCACTATCTGTTCCCATCTACCGGGAACGTTTTACCGCAAGCCATCGCCTGACGCACCGAACTTCGTCGAAGAAGGACAAGCAATTACCCCCGGAACCGTCATTGGGCTTGTCGAAGTGATGAAAATGTATAGCGAAGTGGTGGCTGAAGAGGCCGGTACATTGGTCCGATTTGAAGTGGCTGCCGAAGCAACGGTAGAGCCGGGTGACGTTTTAGCGATCTTGGACGTGGAGTAA